A window of the Rhinoraja longicauda isolate Sanriku21f chromosome 20, sRhiLon1.1, whole genome shotgun sequence genome harbors these coding sequences:
- the nampt1 gene encoding nicotinamide phosphoribosyltransferase isoform X2: MNMMVTHYQQYPPNTTKVYSYFECREKRTENIKSNKVQYDETVFYGLQYILKKYLAGKVATKEKIQEAKEVYREHFQHDVFNESGWNYILEKHDGHLPIEIKAVPEGSVIPRGNVLFTVENTDPECYWLTNWVETCLVQTWYPISVATNSREQKKILAKYLMQTAGNLNGLEYKLHDFGYRGVSSQETAGIGASSHLVNFKGTDTVAGITVIKKYYGTKDSVPGFSVPAAEHSTITAWGKDCEKDAFEHIMKTFSTVPVSIVSDSYDIYNACEKIWGEDLRDLIEARSPDAPLIIRPDSGNPLDTVLQVLEILGRKFPPKENCKGYKVLPPYLRIIQGDGVDINTLQEIVQGMKEHKWSIENITFGSGGALLQKMTRDLLNCSFKCSYVMTNGLGVNVFKDPVMDPNKRSKKGRLSLHCNGSGDYVTLEEGKGELEPNGPDLLHTVFKNGIVVKSYTFDEVRENAQLKKNMENL, from the exons GTGACTCACTATCAGCAATACCCACCTAATACAACCAAGGTCTATTCTTACTTTGAATGTCGTGAAAAAAGGACAGAAAATATTAAATCCAACAAGGTGCAATATGACGAAACTGTCTTTTATGGTTTGCAGTACATTCTGAAGAAATATTTAGCAG GCAAAGTTGCAACAAAGGAAAAAATTCAAGAGGCAAAAGAGGTCTACCGGGAACATTTTCAACATGATGTGTTTAATGAAAGTGGCTGGAATTACATCCTGGAG AAACATGATGGTCACCTTCCAATAGAAATAAAGGCTGTTCCTGAAGGAAGTGTCATTCCTCGGGGGAATGTTCTCTTTACTGTTGAGAATACCGATCCAGAATGTTATTGGCTAACTAATTGGGTTGAG ACATGTCTTGTTCAAACATGGTATCCAATTTCCGTGGCTACCAATTCCAGAGAGCAGAAGAAAATTTTGGCCAAGTATTTAATGCAGACTGCTGGTAATTTAAATGGACTGGAGTACAAACTTCATGACTTTGGCTATCGAGGAGTTTCCTCTCAAGAG ACGGCAGGTATTGGGGCATCTTCTCATTTAGTAAACTTCAAAGGAACTGACACAGTTGCAGGAATCACCGTAATCAAGAAGTATTATGGAACAAAAGACTCCGTGCCAGGCTTTTCAGTGCCAGCAGCTGAACATAG TACAATTACAGCATGGGGAAAAGACTGCGAAAAAGATGCCTTTGAACACATAATGAAGACGTTTTCTACAGTGCCTGTATCAATTGTCAGTGACAGTTATGATATATATAATGCTTGTGAAAAAATCTGGGGTGAGGACTTAAGAGATTTGATAGAAGCAAGGAGTCCTGATGCTCCGCTCATTATTCGGCCAGATTCGGGAAATCCACTTGATACAGTTTTACAG GTTCTTGAGATTCTTGGAAGGAAATTTCCACCAAAAGAAAACTGTAAAGGTTATAAAGTACTTCCACCTTACTTACGGATCATTCAAGGAGATGGTGTGGATATCAACACGTTACAAGAG attgtacaaggaatgaaagAACATAAATGGAGCATTGAAAACATTACCTTTGGATCTGGTGGAGCTTTGCTGCAGAAGATGACAAGAGATCTTTTGAATTGTTCCTTCAAGTGCAGTTATGTGATGACCAATGGCCTCGGG GTAAATGTTTTCAAGGATCCAGTTATGGATCCAAACAAGCGATCCAAGAAGGGGCGTCTGTCTTTGCACTGTAATGGTTCAGGAGATTATGTTACACTTGAAGAGGGTAAAGGTGAACTGGAACCAAATGGTCCT GATCTACTGCACACTGTTTTCAAGAATGGCATAGTTGTAAAGAGTTATACTTTTGATGAAGTGAGGGAAAATGCTCAACTGAAGAAAAACATGGAAA
- the nampt1 gene encoding nicotinamide phosphoribosyltransferase isoform X1 has product MDSRNGDFSILLATDSYKVTHYQQYPPNTTKVYSYFECREKRTENIKSNKVQYDETVFYGLQYILKKYLAGKVATKEKIQEAKEVYREHFQHDVFNESGWNYILEKHDGHLPIEIKAVPEGSVIPRGNVLFTVENTDPECYWLTNWVETCLVQTWYPISVATNSREQKKILAKYLMQTAGNLNGLEYKLHDFGYRGVSSQETAGIGASSHLVNFKGTDTVAGITVIKKYYGTKDSVPGFSVPAAEHSTITAWGKDCEKDAFEHIMKTFSTVPVSIVSDSYDIYNACEKIWGEDLRDLIEARSPDAPLIIRPDSGNPLDTVLQVLEILGRKFPPKENCKGYKVLPPYLRIIQGDGVDINTLQEIVQGMKEHKWSIENITFGSGGALLQKMTRDLLNCSFKCSYVMTNGLGVNVFKDPVMDPNKRSKKGRLSLHCNGSGDYVTLEEGKGELEPNGPDLLHTVFKNGIVVKSYTFDEVRENAQLKKNMENL; this is encoded by the exons GTGACTCACTATCAGCAATACCCACCTAATACAACCAAGGTCTATTCTTACTTTGAATGTCGTGAAAAAAGGACAGAAAATATTAAATCCAACAAGGTGCAATATGACGAAACTGTCTTTTATGGTTTGCAGTACATTCTGAAGAAATATTTAGCAG GCAAAGTTGCAACAAAGGAAAAAATTCAAGAGGCAAAAGAGGTCTACCGGGAACATTTTCAACATGATGTGTTTAATGAAAGTGGCTGGAATTACATCCTGGAG AAACATGATGGTCACCTTCCAATAGAAATAAAGGCTGTTCCTGAAGGAAGTGTCATTCCTCGGGGGAATGTTCTCTTTACTGTTGAGAATACCGATCCAGAATGTTATTGGCTAACTAATTGGGTTGAG ACATGTCTTGTTCAAACATGGTATCCAATTTCCGTGGCTACCAATTCCAGAGAGCAGAAGAAAATTTTGGCCAAGTATTTAATGCAGACTGCTGGTAATTTAAATGGACTGGAGTACAAACTTCATGACTTTGGCTATCGAGGAGTTTCCTCTCAAGAG ACGGCAGGTATTGGGGCATCTTCTCATTTAGTAAACTTCAAAGGAACTGACACAGTTGCAGGAATCACCGTAATCAAGAAGTATTATGGAACAAAAGACTCCGTGCCAGGCTTTTCAGTGCCAGCAGCTGAACATAG TACAATTACAGCATGGGGAAAAGACTGCGAAAAAGATGCCTTTGAACACATAATGAAGACGTTTTCTACAGTGCCTGTATCAATTGTCAGTGACAGTTATGATATATATAATGCTTGTGAAAAAATCTGGGGTGAGGACTTAAGAGATTTGATAGAAGCAAGGAGTCCTGATGCTCCGCTCATTATTCGGCCAGATTCGGGAAATCCACTTGATACAGTTTTACAG GTTCTTGAGATTCTTGGAAGGAAATTTCCACCAAAAGAAAACTGTAAAGGTTATAAAGTACTTCCACCTTACTTACGGATCATTCAAGGAGATGGTGTGGATATCAACACGTTACAAGAG attgtacaaggaatgaaagAACATAAATGGAGCATTGAAAACATTACCTTTGGATCTGGTGGAGCTTTGCTGCAGAAGATGACAAGAGATCTTTTGAATTGTTCCTTCAAGTGCAGTTATGTGATGACCAATGGCCTCGGG GTAAATGTTTTCAAGGATCCAGTTATGGATCCAAACAAGCGATCCAAGAAGGGGCGTCTGTCTTTGCACTGTAATGGTTCAGGAGATTATGTTACACTTGAAGAGGGTAAAGGTGAACTGGAACCAAATGGTCCT GATCTACTGCACACTGTTTTCAAGAATGGCATAGTTGTAAAGAGTTATACTTTTGATGAAGTGAGGGAAAATGCTCAACTGAAGAAAAACATGGAAA